In one window of Hevea brasiliensis isolate MT/VB/25A 57/8 chromosome 10, ASM3005281v1, whole genome shotgun sequence DNA:
- the LOC110648401 gene encoding pentatricopeptide repeat-containing protein At1g06143: MLAKCQKTLTEINRFSISKHSIANQLKHCSKMEELECVYASMIKTNTSQDCFLMNQFITACSTLGHVDFAVLAYTQMENHNVFVYNAMIRGFVQCYYPIQALEFYIDMLRVQVLPTSYTFSSLIKACSLASVVRFGEAVHGHVWRHGFDSHVFVQTSLVDFYSRVGRITESKRVFDEMPHRDVFAWTTIVSSLARFGDLSSARRLFDRMPEKNTATWNTLIDGYARLKDLDSAEFLFNQMPARDIISWTTMIDCYSQNRRFKEALVVFNEMIKDGISPDEVTMATVISACAHLGALDLGKEIHLYVMQNGFHLDVYIGSALIDMYAKCGSLDRSLLVFFKLREKNLFCWNSVIEGLAAHGYAEEAQTMFHKMKEEKIKPNGVTFISVLSACTHAGLIEEGRKIFESMVFDFSIHPEIEHYGCMVDLLSKAGLLEEALQLIRTMKFEANAVIWGALLGGCKLHKNLEIAQVAVNELMILEPSNSGHYTLLINMYAEVNRWSEAAKIRDGMRKLGIEKRCPGSSWIEMESKVHQFAASDKSHLASDEIYSLLEELDGQLKLVGYVPELWSI, from the coding sequence ATGTTAGCCAAATGCCAGAAAACCTTAACTGAGATTAATCGTTTCTCAATTTCTAAACACTCCATAGCTAACCAATTAAAGCATTGCTCTAAGATGGAGGAGCTGGAATGTGTGTATGCTTCCATGATCAAAACCAATACAAGTCAAGATTGTTTCTTGATGAACCAATTTATCACCGCTTGTTCCACTCTTGGCCATGTAGATTTTGCAGTTTTAGCCTATACCCAAATGGAAAATCATAATGTTTTTGTCTATAATGCGATGATTAGAGGATTTGTTCAATGCTATTATCCGATTCAAGCCCTTGAATTTTATATAGACATGCTGAGAGTTCAAGTGTTGCCTACAAGTTACACATTTTCATCTTTAATTAAAGCTTGCAGTTTAGCATCCGTAGTGAGGTTTGGAGAAGCTGTTCATGGTCACGTTTGGAGACATGGGTTTGACTCACATGTGTTTGTTCAAACTTCTTTGGTTGATTTTTATTCGCGCGTGGGCAGAATTACTGAATCCAAAAGGGTGTTTGATGAAATGCCTCACAGAGATGTCTTTGCTTGGACTACCATTGTTTCTAGTCTTGCACGGTTTGGAGATTTGAGTTCTGCGAGGAGATTGTTTGATAGGATGCCTGAAAAGAACACAGCTACTTGGAATACTTTGATTGATGGGTATGCAAGATTGAAAGATTTAGATTCGGCTGAATTTCTGTTTAATCAAATGCCTGCAAGGGATATTATTTCGTGGACAACAATGATCGATTGTTATTCTCAGAATAGAAGATTTAAAGAAGCATTGGTTGTTTTTAATGAGATGATAAAAGATGGGATTAGCCCGGATGAAGTGACCATGGCAACTGTGATTTCAGCATGTGCTCATTTGGGAGCCCTTGACTTGGGGAAAGAAATACATCTTTATGTAATGCAGAATGGATTTCACCTTGATGTTTATATAGGGTCTGCATTGATTGATATGTACGCCAAATGTGGGAGCTTAGATAGGTCCCTCTTGGTGTTCTTCAAGTTGCGAGAGAAGAACTTGTTTTGTTGGAATTCAGTGATTGAAGGGCTTGCAGCACACGGATATGCAGAAGAAGCACAGACAATGTTTCACAAGATGAAGGAGGAGAAAATAAAGCCAAAtggtgttacatttattagtgTTTTAAGTGCCTGCACTCATGCAGGGCTAATTGAAGAAGGACGTAAGATATTTGAGAGTATGGTATTTGACTTCTCTATCCATCCTGAAATCGAACATTATGGATGCATGGTTGATCTATTGAGCAAAGCTGGCTTGCTTGAAGAAGCATTACAATTGATAAGAACTATGAAATTCGAAGCAAACGCTGTTATTTGGGGTGCTTTGTTGGGTGGATGTAAACTTCACAAGAACTTGGAGATTGCACAGGTTGCTGTTAATGAATTGATGATTTTGGAGCCAAGCAACAGTGGGCATTATACTCTTTTGATTAACATGTATGCTGAAGTTAATAGGTGGAGCGAGGCTGCGAAGATCAGGGACGGCATGAGGAAATTAGGAATAGAAAAGAGATGTCCCGGGTCCAGTTGGATAGAGATGGAAAGTAAAGTGCATCAATTTGCTGCATCTGATAAATCTCACCTAGCTTCTGATGAGATTTACTCATTGCTGGAAGAATTGGATGGGCAGCTGAAGCTAGTTGGCTATGTACCTGAACTATGGTCTATCTAA
- the LOC110648406 gene encoding uncharacterized protein LOC110648406: MAFTSFLGRLLFASVFILSAYQEFNEFGVDGGPALKTLKPKFEVFTSHAHSHAGIHVPEIEVKQLVTAAIVAKGIGGILFIFGSSLGAYLLLLHQIIATPILYDFYNYDAEEREFNKLFIKFTQNMALFGALLFFIGMKNSIPKRHHKKKVLKTKTY, encoded by the exons ATGGCTTTCACTTCGTTTCTTGGGAGACTCCTCTTTGCCTCAGTTTTTATACTTTCTGCTTACCAAGA GTTTAATGAATTTGGGGTTGATGGGGGACCAGCACTGAAAACTCTCAAACCAAAGTTTGAGGTGTTTACCAGCCACGCGCACTCTCATGCCGGCATACATGTACCAGAAATTGAA GTCAAACAGTTAGTCACTGCAGCTATAGTTGCCAAGGGTATTGGAGGCATCCTTTTTATTTTTGGCAGCTCACTTGGAGCCTATCTTCTG CTTCTGCATCAGATAATTGCTACGCCAATATTATATGATTTCTACAATTATGACGCTGAGGAGAGAGAATTTAATAAACTTTTCATCAAATTCACACAG AATATGGCACTTTTTGGGGCACTTCTGTTTTTCATAGGGATGAAGAACTCAATTCCCAAAAGACATCACAAAAAGAAGGTTCTCAAAACAAAAACTTATTAG
- the LOC110648404 gene encoding 1-aminocyclopropane-1-carboxylate oxidase homolog 1 has translation MEVIISTAANSVPRDQDDESIYNKAEQVKAFDDTRAGVKGLVDSGVTKIPTFFVHPPENVQRSSSSNTSYSSSNLQQVPVIDLEGIETCGRRLKVINEIRNASETWGFFQMINHGIPVNVLDEMLASVKRFHEQPQEVKMEWYSRDSKRPVRFFCNGDLLVNKSPANWRDTIAFDFQDGELDPCLYPQICREAVSEYIKHVIKMSKTISELLSEALGLRRDYLSELECMETESLVCHYYPICPEPDLTLGTTKHTDPSFLTILLQDNTGGLQVLHQNQWVDVPPEEGALVVNIGDFMQLISNDKFRSVEHRVLAGGIRPRTSIACFFYPSTANKFKPYGAVQELLSGNPPIYRETHIAEYLAFFRSKGLDGIPNLPHFKRA, from the exons ATGGAAGTGATCATTTCCACTGCTGCAAATTCAGTTCCCCGTGATCAAGATGATGAGTCCATATACAACAAAGCTGAGCAAGTGAAGGCATTTGATGACACTAGAGCTGGTGTTAAAGGACTAGTTGACTCTGGTGTGACCAAGATCCCTACTTTTTTTGTCCACCCACCAGAGAACGTGCAGAGATCATCATCATCTAACACAAGTTATAGCAGTAGCAACCTCCAGCAGGTCCCGGTGATAGACTTGGAAGGCATTGAAACATGTGGACGGCGGCTTAAGGTGATTAATGAGATTAGAAATGCATCAGAAACATGGGGTTTCTTTCAAATGATTAATCATGGAATTCCAGTTAATGTTCTGGATGAGATGTTGGCAAGTGTTAAACGATTCCACGAGCAACCCCAGGAGGTGAAGATGGAGTGGTACTCTCGAGACTCTAAGCGCCCAGTGAGGTTCTTCTGCAATGGAGATCTCCTTGTTAATAAATCACCAGCAAACTGGAGAGATACCATAGCATTTGATTTTCAGGACGGAGAACTAGACCCCTGCCTCTATCCTCAGATATGCAG AGAAGCTGTGAGTGAATACATAAAGCACGTGATAAAGATGAGTAAGACAATAAGTGAACTATTATCAGAGGCACTAGGGCTTCGCAGAGACTACCTTTCAGAGTTAGAGTGCATGGAAACTGAATCTTTGGTGTGCCACTACTACCCCATTTGCCCTGAGCCAGACTTGACCCTTGGCACCACCAAGCATACAGACCCTTCTTTTCTCACCATACTGCTGCAAGACAACACAGGTGGACTCCAAGttcttcatcaaaatcaatgggtTGATGTGCCTCCTGAAGAAGGAGCTCTTGTAGTAAACATAGGGGACTTCATGCAG CTTATCAGCAATGACAAGTTCAGGAGCGTGGAGCATAGAGTATTAGCTGGAGGGATCAGGCCCAGGACTTCAATAGCATGCTTTTTCTATCCAAGTACAGCAAATAAATTTAAACCCTATGGAGCAGTACAGGAACTTCTATCTGGCAATCCACCCATATACAGGGAAACTCATATTGCTGAGTATTTGGCCTTCTTCAGGTCCAAAGGATTAGATGGTATTCCAAACCTCCCTCATTTTAAACGTGCATGA